The following coding sequences are from one Arthrobacter crystallopoietes window:
- the sfnG gene encoding dimethylsulfone monooxygenase SfnG — MSTNTSVSQVADLETPLKFAYWVPNVSGGLVVSTIEQRTSWDFDYNKKLARIAENSGFEYALTQTRYAASYGADKQHEATSFSLALLGATEKLKVISAVHPGMWHPGVLAKFIITADHISGGRAAVNVVSGWLKDEFVNFGLEWLEHDERYVRTEEFIRVLRGLWTEQEYSQSGKYYNINNFTLNPAPLDVPGRAHPEIFFGGNSTAAQAAAGRTADWYFSNGKDLAGFEDNISGVTAAAAAVGRTPKFGLNGFVIARDTEAEAKDTLREIVAKAHRPAVEGFRAAVQEAGASTKDGKGMWADSSYEDLVQYNDGFKTGLIGTPEQIAQRIVDFKKIGVNLMLTCYLHFQEEVEAFGRNVLPIVRELEADLARKNGTELNTDLLPETNFEGATL; from the coding sequence ATGAGCACCAACACCTCGGTCAGCCAGGTAGCTGATCTCGAAACCCCGCTGAAATTCGCCTACTGGGTCCCGAACGTTTCCGGCGGCCTGGTGGTCTCCACCATTGAACAGCGCACCAGCTGGGACTTCGACTACAACAAGAAGCTGGCCCGGATCGCCGAGAACTCCGGCTTCGAATATGCCCTGACGCAGACCCGCTACGCCGCCAGCTACGGCGCGGACAAGCAGCACGAGGCCACCAGCTTCTCGCTGGCCCTGCTCGGCGCCACCGAAAAGCTCAAGGTTATCTCCGCCGTCCACCCGGGCATGTGGCATCCCGGCGTGCTGGCCAAGTTCATCATTACGGCGGACCACATTTCCGGCGGCCGCGCGGCCGTCAACGTTGTGTCCGGCTGGCTCAAGGACGAGTTCGTGAACTTCGGACTGGAGTGGCTCGAGCATGACGAGCGCTACGTCCGCACCGAGGAGTTCATCCGGGTGCTGCGCGGCCTGTGGACCGAGCAGGAGTACTCGCAGTCCGGCAAGTACTACAACATCAACAACTTCACCCTGAACCCGGCGCCGCTGGACGTCCCGGGCCGGGCGCACCCGGAGATCTTCTTCGGCGGCAACTCCACCGCCGCCCAGGCCGCCGCCGGCCGCACCGCCGACTGGTACTTCTCCAACGGCAAGGACCTGGCGGGCTTCGAGGACAACATCTCCGGCGTCACGGCCGCCGCAGCCGCCGTCGGCCGCACCCCGAAGTTCGGCCTGAACGGCTTCGTCATCGCCCGCGACACCGAAGCCGAGGCGAAGGACACGCTGCGCGAGATCGTGGCCAAGGCGCACCGCCCCGCCGTCGAAGGTTTCCGCGCCGCGGTCCAGGAAGCCGGCGCCTCCACCAAGGACGGCAAGGGCATGTGGGCCGATTCGAGCTACGAGGACCTGGTCCAGTACAACGATGGCTTCAAGACAGGACTTATAGGTACGCCGGAGCAGATTGCCCAACGTATCGTGGACTTCAAGAAGATCGGCGTGAACCTGATGCTGACCTGCTACCTGCATTTCCAGGAAGAGGTCGAGGCCTTTGGCCGCAACGTCCTGCCGATCGTCCGCGAACTCGAGGCAGACCTGGCCCGCAAGAACGGTACTGAGCTGAACACGGACCTGCTGCCCGAAACCAACTTTGAAGGAGCCACGCTTTAA
- the acs gene encoding acetate--CoA ligase: MGSKTMGINVAETAAAQTSAPELPATDWAEPQTEAERLAFWEAAARRLDWAEPWHTAHSSTPVDTESRRGPELRWFDGGKLNAAYNCADRHVEAGRGDKVALHFEGEPGDRRTVTYADLQREVSKAANALLALGITKGDRVVIYLPVIVETVVITLACARIGAVHSLVFGGFSSEALKFRVEDTRAKLLVTTDGQFRRGQAVPVKANADEAVAGDNAIEHVLVINRTGHTDINWVEGRDVWWHDVVDTASEVHEPEAFDAETPLFIMYTSGTTGQPKGLVHTTGGYLTQASFSHEYLFSNPDPAQRDGDVHWCTADLAWVTAHTYEIYGPLSNGVTQVIFEGTPNTPHPGRHFEIIQRYGVTSYYTAPTLVRSLMGWFPDGIPADYDLSSIRLCGTVGEAVNPEAWRWLRTQVGRDSLTGDPASGVPMVDTWWQSETGATILSPRQTDASFKPGCATRALPGVATDIVDDAGKRVGANVQGNIVVTKTGPSMARTVWGNPERYFTSYWEKYADQGWFLAGDGARFDDDGDTWILGRTDDVINISGHRLSTIEIESALVSHPAVVEAGVCPTFDAKTGHAATAFVVPADKSLIAASTAAEPTAEQAAAAAELRAHVATQIGPIAKPREIVFVPDVPKTRSGKIMRRLLTQLFEGSTLGDTTSLQNEPCIADIKEICEAR; encoded by the coding sequence ATGGGCAGTAAAACGATGGGCATAAACGTAGCCGAAACCGCCGCCGCACAGACCTCCGCACCGGAGCTTCCGGCCACCGACTGGGCCGAGCCGCAGACCGAGGCCGAGCGCCTCGCCTTCTGGGAGGCGGCCGCCCGGCGCCTGGACTGGGCCGAGCCTTGGCACACCGCGCACTCTTCCACCCCGGTGGATACCGAGTCGCGCCGTGGACCGGAGCTGCGCTGGTTCGACGGCGGCAAGCTCAACGCCGCCTACAACTGCGCGGACCGCCATGTGGAGGCCGGCCGCGGCGACAAGGTGGCCCTGCATTTCGAGGGCGAGCCCGGCGACCGCCGCACCGTCACCTACGCGGACCTGCAGCGCGAGGTTTCCAAGGCGGCCAACGCGCTGCTGGCCCTGGGCATCACCAAGGGCGACCGCGTGGTCATCTACCTGCCGGTGATCGTCGAGACGGTGGTCATCACGCTGGCCTGCGCCCGAATCGGCGCCGTGCACTCGCTGGTCTTCGGCGGCTTCTCCTCCGAGGCACTGAAGTTCCGCGTCGAGGACACCCGCGCCAAACTGCTGGTCACCACGGACGGCCAGTTCCGCCGCGGCCAGGCCGTCCCGGTCAAGGCCAACGCGGATGAAGCCGTTGCCGGCGACAACGCGATCGAGCACGTGCTGGTGATCAACCGGACCGGCCACACCGACATCAACTGGGTGGAGGGCCGCGACGTCTGGTGGCACGACGTCGTCGACACCGCCTCCGAGGTCCATGAGCCGGAGGCATTCGACGCCGAGACGCCGCTGTTCATCATGTACACCTCCGGCACCACCGGCCAGCCGAAGGGCCTGGTCCACACCACCGGCGGCTACCTGACGCAGGCCTCCTTCAGCCACGAGTACCTGTTCAGCAACCCGGATCCGGCCCAGCGCGACGGCGACGTCCACTGGTGCACGGCGGACCTGGCCTGGGTCACCGCGCACACCTACGAGATCTACGGCCCGCTCTCCAACGGCGTCACCCAGGTCATCTTCGAGGGCACGCCCAACACCCCGCACCCGGGCCGCCACTTCGAGATCATCCAGCGCTACGGCGTGACCAGCTACTACACGGCGCCCACGCTGGTGCGCTCCCTGATGGGCTGGTTCCCGGACGGCATCCCCGCCGACTACGACCTCAGCTCCATCCGCCTGTGCGGCACGGTGGGCGAGGCCGTGAACCCCGAGGCCTGGCGCTGGCTGCGCACCCAGGTCGGCCGCGACTCGCTGACCGGAGATCCGGCCTCGGGCGTTCCCATGGTGGACACCTGGTGGCAGTCCGAAACCGGCGCGACCATCCTCTCCCCGCGCCAGACGGACGCGTCCTTCAAGCCGGGGTGCGCCACCCGCGCGCTGCCCGGCGTGGCCACCGACATTGTCGACGACGCCGGTAAGCGCGTAGGCGCGAACGTGCAGGGCAACATCGTGGTCACCAAGACGGGCCCCTCGATGGCGCGAACCGTGTGGGGCAATCCCGAGCGCTACTTCACCTCCTACTGGGAGAAGTACGCGGACCAGGGCTGGTTCCTGGCCGGCGACGGCGCGCGGTTCGACGACGACGGCGACACCTGGATCCTCGGCCGCACCGATGACGTGATCAACATTTCCGGCCACCGTTTGTCCACCATCGAGATCGAGTCCGCCTTGGTCTCGCACCCGGCGGTGGTGGAGGCCGGCGTGTGCCCCACGTTTGACGCGAAGACCGGCCACGCGGCCACCGCGTTCGTGGTGCCGGCGGACAAGTCGCTGATCGCTGCATCCACGGCCGCCGAGCCGACGGCTGAGCAGGCTGCGGCCGCTGCCGAGTTGCGCGCGCATGTTGCGACCCAGATCGGGCCGATCGCCAAGCCGCGCGAGATCGTGTTTGTCCCGGACGTGCCCAAGACCCGGTCCGGCAAGATCATGCGGCGCCTGCTGACCCAGCTGTTCGAGGGCAGCACGTTGGGCGACACCACGAGCCTGCAGAATGAGCCCTGCATCGCGGACATCAAGGAGATCTGCGAGGCGCGGTAG
- a CDS encoding ABC transporter permease, whose protein sequence is MTHIGNPGATGNSVIATSKEGLEATGVTITTAGAAQPGPAGPSSDRSPANGWSPAGVLDNGWARLFLGLLIPGALIAAWQWSTSAGLFSVVQLPPPAMVFEAAADLIQRGELATHIAISTQRVLIGFAFGAALGLAFGALVGLSRWADVLLAPLIGALRAVPSLAWVPLLILWMKIGEDSKVTLILIGAFFPVFTTVSLALRHVDRNLVEAGRAFGLKGLKLLTTVQLPAVVPSVFSGLRLALAQAWLFLVAAELIASSMGLGFLLTDSQNNGRTDRLLLAIVLLAVIGKITDALLGVAEKWAVKRWA, encoded by the coding sequence ATGACACACATCGGGAATCCGGGAGCCACCGGCAACAGCGTTATCGCCACCAGTAAAGAAGGCCTCGAGGCTACTGGCGTGACGATAACAACCGCAGGCGCAGCTCAGCCGGGTCCGGCCGGTCCTTCATCGGACCGTTCCCCGGCAAACGGATGGTCCCCGGCCGGGGTACTGGACAATGGCTGGGCGCGCCTGTTCCTTGGACTGCTCATTCCCGGCGCGCTCATCGCGGCCTGGCAGTGGAGCACGTCCGCTGGCCTCTTCAGCGTGGTGCAGCTGCCGCCGCCGGCCATGGTCTTCGAGGCCGCGGCCGACCTGATCCAGCGCGGCGAACTCGCAACGCATATTGCGATCTCGACGCAGCGCGTGCTGATCGGCTTCGCCTTCGGCGCCGCCCTGGGCCTGGCCTTCGGCGCGCTTGTGGGCCTCTCCCGCTGGGCCGACGTCCTGCTGGCGCCGCTGATCGGTGCCCTGCGTGCGGTCCCGTCCCTGGCGTGGGTCCCGCTGCTGATCCTGTGGATGAAGATCGGCGAGGACTCCAAGGTCACGCTGATCCTGATCGGCGCCTTCTTCCCCGTCTTCACCACGGTGTCGCTGGCGCTGCGCCACGTGGACCGCAACCTGGTGGAAGCGGGCCGCGCCTTCGGGCTCAAGGGTCTGAAACTGCTGACCACGGTGCAGCTTCCCGCCGTCGTTCCTTCGGTCTTTTCCGGACTTCGGCTCGCGCTGGCGCAGGCGTGGCTGTTCCTGGTGGCGGCGGAACTGATCGCGTCCTCGATGGGACTGGGCTTCCTGCTGACGGACTCACAGAATAATGGCCGCACGGACCGGTTGCTGCTGGCGATCGTCCTGCTGGCCGTGATTGGAAAGATAACCGACGCGCTCCTCGGAGTCGCAGAGAAATGGGCAGTAAAACGATGGGCATAA
- a CDS encoding aliphatic sulfonate ABC transporter substrate-binding protein, giving the protein MSLASRFSRRSLFGAAAVAASASLALTGCVAGEDSEATAAAGAAGDGVLNIDFATYNPLSLIIKEKGWLEATLAEDGVEVNWIQSAGSNKANEALRSGAVDVGSTAGSAALLARANGSPIKTIDLYSQPEWSALVALPESGIEKVEDLKGKSVAATKGTDPYFFLLQSLEEAGLTPEDVTVQNLQHADGWSALNNGSVDAWSGLDPIMAGAEQEGAELFYRNLDFNTYGFLNATESFLEEEPELAQTVVNAYEKARVWAAENPEETAQILADVAGLDLEVATTVITERSNLDVDPAPGEVQRAVLEKIGPAFVETGDVASQKQIDDAVDTLLVDSLVLKADPSAIKES; this is encoded by the coding sequence ATGTCGCTTGCCAGCCGCTTTTCCCGCCGTTCCCTCTTCGGAGCGGCCGCCGTCGCCGCCTCCGCCTCCCTGGCCCTGACCGGCTGCGTGGCCGGCGAGGATTCCGAAGCCACTGCCGCTGCGGGAGCCGCCGGCGACGGTGTCCTGAACATCGATTTCGCCACCTACAACCCGCTGAGCCTGATCATCAAGGAAAAGGGCTGGCTCGAAGCGACGCTGGCCGAGGACGGCGTTGAGGTCAACTGGATCCAGTCCGCCGGTTCCAACAAGGCCAACGAGGCGCTGCGTTCGGGCGCCGTCGACGTTGGGTCCACCGCCGGTTCCGCCGCGCTGCTGGCCCGCGCCAACGGTTCGCCGATCAAGACCATCGACCTTTACTCGCAGCCGGAGTGGTCCGCCTTGGTGGCGCTGCCGGAGTCCGGCATCGAGAAGGTCGAAGACCTCAAGGGCAAGTCCGTGGCCGCCACCAAGGGCACGGATCCGTACTTCTTCCTGTTGCAGTCCCTCGAGGAGGCCGGGCTGACCCCGGAGGACGTGACCGTGCAGAACCTGCAGCACGCCGACGGCTGGAGCGCACTGAACAACGGCTCTGTGGACGCCTGGTCCGGTCTGGATCCGATCATGGCCGGCGCCGAGCAGGAGGGCGCGGAGCTGTTCTACCGGAACCTCGACTTCAACACCTACGGCTTCTTGAACGCCACCGAGTCCTTCCTCGAAGAAGAGCCGGAGCTGGCGCAGACCGTGGTCAACGCGTATGAGAAGGCGCGCGTCTGGGCCGCCGAGAACCCGGAAGAGACCGCGCAGATCCTCGCCGACGTGGCCGGACTGGACCTTGAGGTAGCCACCACGGTGATCACCGAGCGCAGCAACCTCGACGTCGATCCGGCGCCGGGTGAAGTGCAGCGCGCGGTGCTGGAGAAGATTGGCCCGGCCTTCGTCGAAACCGGCGACGTGGCCAGCCAGAAGCAGATCGACGACGCCGTCGACACGCTGCTCGTAGACTCGCTGGTGCTCAAGGCTGATCCGTCAGCCATCAAGGAATCCTGA
- a CDS encoding ABC transporter ATP-binding protein, which produces MTAVIPSARPTAPSSPDSSSSTAVDPAYDASALPVSFRGLRRTFGTGNAAHTVLRDINFDVRRGEVLAILGPSGCGKSTLLRAAAGLDAPSAGSVDIDGTPVQGIDARCAFAFQEPRLLPWHTLQANVAIGLPTGTSAKQGKSKVARLLELVGLDKFAKHRPREVSGGMAQRASLARALARNPGVLLLDEPFGALDALTRIKMQDLLLDVHAAEPTTVLLVTHDVDEALQLADRIIVLGKETGKEHDGATIVRTVDVPGDRPRDRGSVELARMRSSLLASLGVDGH; this is translated from the coding sequence ATGACTGCAGTAATCCCGTCCGCGCGGCCGACGGCCCCTTCCAGCCCGGACTCTTCCAGCAGCACGGCCGTTGACCCGGCTTACGATGCCTCGGCCTTGCCTGTTTCCTTCCGCGGGCTGCGCCGCACCTTCGGCACCGGGAACGCTGCCCACACCGTGCTCCGCGACATCAACTTTGACGTCCGGCGTGGTGAAGTCCTCGCCATCCTCGGTCCAAGCGGCTGTGGCAAGTCAACCCTGCTGCGCGCCGCAGCCGGCCTCGACGCCCCCAGCGCCGGCTCCGTGGACATCGACGGCACGCCGGTCCAGGGCATCGATGCGCGCTGCGCCTTCGCCTTTCAGGAACCGCGGCTGCTGCCCTGGCACACGCTGCAGGCCAACGTGGCCATCGGCCTGCCCACCGGCACCAGCGCGAAGCAGGGCAAGTCCAAGGTCGCCCGCCTGCTGGAGCTGGTGGGGCTGGACAAGTTCGCCAAGCACCGGCCGCGCGAGGTCTCCGGCGGCATGGCCCAGCGCGCCTCGCTGGCCCGAGCCCTCGCCCGTAACCCCGGCGTGCTGCTGCTCGATGAGCCCTTCGGCGCCTTGGATGCGCTGACCCGGATCAAGATGCAGGACCTGCTGCTGGACGTCCACGCCGCCGAACCGACCACCGTCCTGCTGGTCACGCACGACGTCGACGAAGCCCTGCAGCTGGCCGACCGGATCATCGTGCTGGGCAAGGAAACCGGCAAAGAGCACGACGGCGCCACCATCGTGCGTACCGTCGATGTCCCCGGCGACCGCCCGCGTGACCGTGGTTCCGTGGAGCTGGCCCGAATGCGCAGCTCCCTGCTGGCCAGCCTCGGCGTCGACGGCCACTAA
- a CDS encoding cobalamin-independent methionine synthase II family protein, with protein MSSNTDHIRVTHAGSLPRTPELLAANESKDANGITPEFLDLLETSVIDVVARQRNLGIDIPNDGEYGHAMASSVDYGAWWNYSFARLGGLEPTNVDRWADAEVRRSSPGNIVLTSFPDRRDRQKFNDAYNDPSSGILAHRKSVTQPKIAGPLTYTGHDLVQSDATNLKKGLDAAGLSEGFVAALSPGSCARVANEYYKTDEELLYACADAMREEYKAIIDAGLTVQLDDPSLAESWDQINPEPSLEDYLKFIQLRVEATKWALRDLPQEQIRLHVCWGSWHGPHTTDIPFADIIDSVLQINAGAYSFEAANVRHEHEWRIWEDTKLPEGKSIIPGVVSHATNVVEHPELVADRIERFARLVGRENVIASTDCGLGGRVHPQIAIAKLEALGQGAELATKRLWK; from the coding sequence ATGTCCTCAAACACCGACCACATCCGCGTCACCCACGCCGGTTCGTTGCCGCGGACGCCGGAGCTGCTGGCCGCCAACGAGTCCAAGGATGCCAACGGAATTACCCCGGAATTCCTGGACCTGCTCGAAACTTCGGTGATCGACGTCGTCGCCCGCCAGCGGAACCTGGGCATCGATATACCGAACGACGGCGAGTACGGGCACGCCATGGCGAGCTCCGTTGATTACGGCGCCTGGTGGAACTACTCCTTCGCGCGCCTGGGCGGACTGGAGCCGACCAATGTGGACCGCTGGGCCGATGCCGAAGTGCGCCGCTCCTCCCCCGGCAACATTGTGCTCACATCCTTCCCGGACCGGCGCGACCGGCAGAAGTTCAATGACGCCTACAACGATCCGTCGTCGGGCATTCTGGCGCACCGCAAGTCCGTCACGCAGCCGAAGATCGCCGGGCCGCTGACCTACACCGGGCATGACCTGGTGCAGTCGGATGCAACCAACCTGAAGAAGGGCCTCGACGCCGCCGGGCTGTCCGAGGGTTTCGTGGCCGCGCTGTCCCCGGGCTCCTGCGCCCGCGTGGCCAATGAGTACTACAAGACGGACGAAGAGCTGCTGTACGCCTGCGCCGATGCCATGCGTGAGGAATACAAAGCGATTATCGACGCCGGCCTGACGGTCCAGCTCGATGACCCGTCCCTGGCGGAGAGCTGGGACCAGATCAACCCGGAGCCCAGTCTGGAGGACTACCTGAAGTTCATCCAACTGCGCGTCGAGGCCACCAAATGGGCGCTGCGCGACCTGCCGCAGGAGCAGATCCGGCTGCACGTCTGCTGGGGCTCCTGGCACGGCCCGCACACGACCGACATCCCGTTCGCGGACATCATCGATTCCGTGCTGCAGATCAACGCCGGCGCGTATTCCTTCGAGGCCGCCAATGTCCGGCACGAGCACGAGTGGCGCATCTGGGAAGACACCAAGCTGCCCGAGGGCAAGTCCATCATTCCCGGCGTGGTCTCCCATGCGACCAACGTCGTCGAGCATCCCGAACTGGTGGCGGACCGGATTGAGCGCTTCGCCCGCCTGGTGGGCCGCGAAAACGTCATCGCCTCCACCGACTGCGGCCTGGGCGGACGCGTGCACCCGCAGATCGCGATCGCCAAGCTCGAGGCGCTGGGCCAGGGCGCGGAGCTCGCCACCAAGCGCCTCTGGAAGTAG
- a CDS encoding CoA-binding protein encodes MAHQNDPEVIKRLLSTPARWAVVGLSNNPRRVALSVSRYMMDRLGMEIIPVSLKGDDVHGQKGYKKLAEIPGEIDVVNCFVNSHKVGPVVDQAIEVGAKAVWLQLGVIDEAAAERAKAAGLDVVMDTCPKIEAPYLGL; translated from the coding sequence ATGGCGCATCAGAATGATCCCGAAGTCATCAAGCGGCTCCTGAGCACCCCGGCGCGCTGGGCCGTGGTAGGCCTCTCCAACAACCCGCGTCGCGTGGCGCTGAGTGTGTCCCGCTACATGATGGACCGGTTGGGCATGGAGATCATTCCGGTCAGCCTCAAGGGCGACGACGTCCACGGGCAGAAGGGGTACAAGAAGCTGGCGGAGATTCCCGGCGAGATCGACGTGGTGAACTGCTTTGTGAACTCGCACAAGGTCGGGCCTGTGGTGGACCAGGCGATTGAGGTCGGGGCGAAGGCCGTGTGGCTGCAGCTCGGCGTGATCGACGAAGCCGCGGCGGAACGGGCCAAGGCCGCCGGGCTCGACGTCGTGATGGATACCTGCCCGAAAATCGAGGCGCCGTACCTCGGTTTGTAG
- a CDS encoding acyl-CoA dehydrogenase family protein, translating into MSDNVFATAAAKYRPIFARIAAGALDREQARELPFEQIGWLKEAGFGAARIPAEFGGDGLNWEEFTQLLIELAAADSNIPQALRAHIALTEEHLYHHHREDRSVWLQRFANGQLAGNAWTEPGVGGTGTVLDEAGGKLVLNGRKFYTTGTIFADWIDVTAKRPDGTDVSVIISTKTAGVETFDDWDGFGQRLTGSGTTVFTDAEVGPANVSAFADRFPYQTALYQHILLVSLAGIAKAVVTDVAANVRERKRVFGHGNAPLVRNDAQILQVVGEISAKAYAAEATTLRVAQTLDRVFASRLQNDDAEKAANIAIELESGQAQIVLSALVPDAAGALFNVLGASSTSTGKALDRHWRNARTVATHNPFIYKSRIVGDWEVNATEPPYVWTIGVAGADAERRTAAV; encoded by the coding sequence ATGTCCGATAACGTATTCGCAACGGCCGCCGCCAAGTACCGGCCGATCTTCGCCCGCATCGCCGCCGGTGCACTGGACCGTGAACAGGCCAGGGAACTGCCGTTCGAGCAAATCGGCTGGCTGAAGGAAGCCGGCTTCGGCGCCGCCCGCATCCCCGCGGAATTCGGCGGGGACGGCCTGAACTGGGAAGAATTCACCCAGCTGCTCATCGAGCTTGCCGCGGCCGACAGCAACATCCCGCAGGCCCTGCGCGCGCACATCGCCCTGACGGAAGAACACCTCTACCACCACCACCGCGAAGACCGCAGCGTCTGGCTGCAGCGCTTCGCCAACGGCCAGCTGGCCGGCAACGCGTGGACCGAGCCGGGCGTCGGCGGCACCGGCACTGTGCTGGACGAGGCCGGCGGCAAGCTCGTGCTGAACGGGCGCAAGTTCTACACCACCGGCACCATCTTCGCCGACTGGATCGACGTGACGGCCAAACGCCCTGACGGCACCGACGTCTCCGTCATCATTTCCACCAAGACCGCCGGCGTGGAGACCTTCGACGACTGGGACGGCTTCGGCCAGCGGCTCACGGGCAGCGGGACCACGGTGTTCACCGACGCCGAAGTGGGCCCCGCCAACGTCTCCGCCTTCGCCGACCGCTTCCCCTACCAGACCGCCCTCTACCAGCACATCCTGCTGGTCAGCCTGGCCGGCATCGCCAAGGCCGTGGTCACCGACGTCGCGGCGAACGTGCGCGAGCGGAAGCGCGTCTTCGGCCATGGCAACGCCCCGCTGGTGCGCAACGACGCCCAGATTCTGCAGGTTGTCGGCGAAATCAGCGCCAAGGCCTACGCCGCGGAAGCCACCACCCTGCGCGTAGCTCAGACCCTCGACCGGGTCTTCGCTTCAAGATTGCAGAACGACGACGCCGAAAAGGCGGCCAACATCGCCATCGAACTTGAATCCGGCCAGGCGCAGATTGTGCTGAGCGCTCTGGTGCCCGACGCGGCGGGAGCCCTGTTCAATGTGCTGGGTGCCTCGTCGACCAGCACGGGGAAAGCGCTGGACCGGCACTGGCGCAACGCCCGGACCGTGGCCACGCACAACCCGTTCATCTACAAGTCGCGGATCGTCGGCGACTGGGAGGTCAACGCCACGGAACCGCCCTATGTCTGGACCATCGGTGTTGCCGGCGCCGATGCGGAACGCCGAACCGCGGCAGTCTAG
- a CDS encoding MFS transporter → MSTTTNPSPPKKMTTKVAVASFIGTTIEGYDFVLYGLAAATVFGPLFFAPAEPLVGTIAAFATYAVGFVARPVGGILGGHFGDRIGRKTVLVASLLLTGLATTAIGLLPIYAQIGWVAPVLLLLLRVLQGIGYGAEWAGAALMTVEHAKPKRRGLTSSATQLGPTSGMLLATGVLLVLENSMTNEQFLAWGWRIPFVASLLLVAVGLVIRLSVEDSAEFKRVQQVEKVADRPVLESIKTHPRQVALTTGLRIAQNAFYYVYTVFILTYLTQVSGTDRNTGLAAVLIASALGLVTVPLWGWLSDVIGRRRVYLFGAISSAVAVIPFFWLLDSGVFFLIVLGVVFGLNVGHDAMYGPQAAFFSELFSTRVRFSGVSLGYQLGSVLGGGLAPLVATALLAAGGGNPVWVIVYFLGVSAITIIATLKAPETKDRPLSGNAQADAQPELVSAP, encoded by the coding sequence ATGAGCACCACCACAAACCCTTCCCCGCCGAAGAAAATGACCACGAAGGTCGCCGTAGCCAGCTTCATCGGCACGACGATCGAAGGCTATGACTTTGTCCTGTACGGGCTCGCGGCGGCCACCGTTTTCGGGCCATTGTTCTTCGCCCCGGCCGAACCGCTGGTCGGCACCATCGCCGCCTTCGCCACCTATGCCGTCGGCTTCGTCGCCCGTCCGGTCGGCGGCATTCTCGGCGGCCACTTCGGTGACCGGATCGGTCGCAAGACCGTGCTTGTTGCCTCGCTGCTGCTGACCGGTCTGGCCACTACCGCCATCGGCCTGCTGCCGATCTACGCACAGATCGGCTGGGTCGCCCCCGTACTGTTGCTGCTGCTGCGTGTTCTCCAGGGCATCGGCTACGGGGCCGAATGGGCCGGTGCGGCCCTGATGACGGTGGAGCACGCCAAGCCGAAGCGCCGCGGACTGACCAGCAGCGCCACACAGCTCGGGCCCACTTCCGGCATGCTGCTGGCCACGGGCGTGCTGCTGGTGTTGGAGAACTCCATGACCAACGAACAGTTCCTGGCCTGGGGCTGGCGGATCCCATTCGTGGCCAGCTTGCTGCTGGTCGCCGTCGGACTGGTGATCCGGTTGTCTGTCGAAGACAGCGCAGAGTTCAAGCGTGTGCAGCAGGTAGAGAAGGTCGCTGACCGCCCGGTGCTGGAAAGCATCAAGACCCACCCGCGGCAGGTTGCGCTCACTACCGGCCTCCGCATTGCGCAGAACGCCTTCTACTACGTCTACACCGTCTTTATCCTGACGTACCTGACCCAAGTCTCCGGTACGGACCGCAACACCGGCCTGGCCGCCGTGCTGATCGCGTCCGCGCTGGGCCTGGTCACCGTCCCGCTGTGGGGCTGGCTGTCAGATGTCATCGGCCGGCGCAGGGTCTACCTCTTCGGGGCAATCAGCAGCGCCGTGGCCGTCATCCCGTTCTTCTGGCTGCTCGACAGCGGGGTGTTCTTCCTGATCGTCCTCGGCGTGGTGTTCGGCCTGAACGTCGGACATGACGCCATGTACGGTCCGCAGGCTGCGTTCTTCTCCGAGCTGTTCAGCACCCGGGTCCGGTTCAGCGGGGTCTCCCTCGGCTACCAGCTCGGCTCGGTACTCGGCGGCGGCCTGGCACCCTTGGTGGCTACGGCCCTGCTGGCGGCCGGCGGCGGGAATCCGGTCTGGGTCATCGTGTACTTCCTCGGCGTCTCGGCCATCACGATCATCGCCACGCTCAAGGCTCCCGAGACCAAGGACCGTCCGTTGTCCGGAAACGCGCAGGCAGATGCGCAGCCGGAGCTCGTCTCCGCGCCTTGA